A portion of the Paenibacillus hamazuiensis genome contains these proteins:
- a CDS encoding MarR family winged helix-turn-helix transcriptional regulator, translated as MNQATEIGQAVRKLARLYTTTTEKLFLNEYKLTKPQTMVIGQIYLDPKTIGQITEAVQLSYSTVSGIIDRLERDGWIQRVRDESDRRVVWIQKTEKFSEIRNTLLTHEERFFTSVLEGLSEEQLDGIAQSLDLLNSLLEKKAGKKS; from the coding sequence ATGAATCAGGCGACGGAGATCGGCCAGGCTGTTCGGAAGTTGGCCAGACTGTACACAACGACGACCGAAAAATTGTTTTTAAACGAATATAAGCTGACCAAACCGCAAACGATGGTCATCGGACAAATTTATCTCGATCCGAAAACAATCGGCCAAATTACGGAAGCCGTTCAGCTGTCCTACAGCACGGTTTCCGGCATTATCGACCGGCTGGAGAGAGACGGCTGGATTCAGCGGGTGAGGGACGAATCGGACCGCCGGGTCGTATGGATACAGAAGACTGAGAAGTTCAGCGAAATTCGCAATACGCTGCTGACTCATGAGGAGCGCTTCTTCACCTCCGTTCTGGAGGGACTAAGCGAGGAGCAGCTGGATGGCATCGCTCAATCGCTCGATCTGCTGAACTCGCTGCTCGAGAAGAAGGCCGGGAAAAAATCATAG
- a CDS encoding RNA polymerase sigma factor, with translation MSQSHLILLTGDIRNLDPLLQEQIYKQYYQLIYPTVMYIMKDHSSTEDIIQEAFLNIIRKSPHNVDEGKLIPWLRTIARNTAISYLRKNQKKRDELFPDSVFIDNAASLASSSFRSTESEVEAKLMEEAIVRYIHQLKPIYRYVLQMRWMEQLSYKEMAERLGVSEEKVRTSLHRSREAIKRKIEQDWKVAEP, from the coding sequence ATGTCCCAATCACACCTTATCCTGCTCACCGGCGACATCCGCAACCTGGACCCGCTGCTGCAGGAGCAAATATATAAGCAGTATTATCAATTGATTTACCCGACGGTCATGTACATCATGAAAGATCATTCGTCCACGGAAGATATCATCCAGGAGGCGTTTTTGAACATTATCAGAAAAAGTCCGCACAACGTAGATGAAGGCAAGCTGATTCCGTGGCTTAGGACCATTGCGCGCAACACGGCGATCAGTTATTTAAGAAAAAATCAAAAAAAACGTGACGAACTGTTTCCTGACAGCGTCTTTATTGATAACGCCGCTTCTTTGGCAAGCAGCAGCTTCCGTTCGACCGAGTCGGAAGTGGAAGCGAAGCTGATGGAGGAAGCGATCGTGCGGTATATTCACCAGCTGAAGCCGATTTACCGCTACGTCCTTCAGATGAGATGGATGGAGCAGCTCAGCTACAAGGAAATGGCGGAGCGGCTCGGGGTATCGGAGGAAAAAGTCCGCACGTCGCTTCATCGTTCCAGAGAAGCCATCAAGCGCAAAATCGAGCAGGATTGGAAGGTGGCCGAGCCATGA
- a CDS encoding HlyD family efflux transporter periplasmic adaptor subunit, with product MQRKKMLYIILAVIVVAGGGIGGVFWYEGQNYVSTEDSRLAGDIYRVMPRITGKVTSLQVDEGDHVLADQIIGQQDNNNLSTSMLDQAALRSPIEGTVIKTMVKPGEVASPGQTVAMVVDNQHLYVSANIEETEIHRIKPGQKVDIKVDTYPGVTLTGTVKEVSKATASTFSLLPSTNTSGNFTKVTQRIPIKVAIDDQKGLDLSPGMSTVIKIHVKG from the coding sequence ATGCAGAGGAAAAAGATGCTCTATATTATTTTGGCTGTCATTGTCGTTGCCGGAGGAGGCATTGGCGGCGTTTTTTGGTATGAGGGGCAAAATTACGTATCTACGGAAGATTCCCGGCTAGCCGGGGATATTTACCGGGTGATGCCGCGCATAACCGGCAAAGTGACTTCTCTTCAGGTGGATGAAGGCGACCATGTGCTCGCCGACCAAATTATCGGACAGCAGGATAACAACAACTTGTCGACGAGCATGCTGGACCAAGCTGCCCTGCGTTCGCCGATCGAAGGTACCGTGATCAAGACGATGGTGAAACCGGGCGAGGTTGCTTCACCCGGCCAGACGGTTGCGATGGTCGTGGACAACCAGCATTTATACGTGTCTGCCAACATTGAGGAGACGGAAATTCACCGCATCAAGCCGGGCCAAAAGGTTGACATCAAGGTCGATACGTACCCGGGCGTCACGCTGACGGGAACGGTCAAGGAAGTGAGCAAAGCGACGGCTTCCACATTCTCTTTGCTGCCGTCGACCAATACGAGCGGCAACTTTACGAAAGTAACCCAGCGCATTCCGATCAAAGTGGCGATCGATGACCAGAAGGGGCTCGATTTATCGCCCGGAATGAGTACAGTGATAAAAATACATGTAAAGGGATAG
- a CDS encoding 3'-5' exonuclease: protein MNYIVFDLEFNGRKHYEIYPMEIIEIGAVKLNEQLEVVDTFQSYIRPKFHINKFALQFCGIDRETLINSDPFTEVIRRFAQFCGSEYKLLCWGGSDYFNLFVDSRVNGMDSNWLVHLLDVTSFFSGGLHKALEEHRLEPIGQHHSALDDAFNAVQLLKLKPEIFQSEQYFKKNEFKICTGGIKKWILMCIDEAVAKETILTWEQFSALDNTKTYFRIMRLNDEEIGMVKTLFFKFLKMKFGRKWKKLQLA, encoded by the coding sequence TTGAATTATATCGTCTTCGATCTGGAATTTAACGGAAGAAAACATTATGAAATTTATCCGATGGAAATTATTGAAATCGGTGCGGTTAAACTAAACGAACAACTTGAAGTGGTGGATACGTTCCAAAGCTACATTCGCCCGAAATTTCATATCAATAAATTTGCTCTGCAATTTTGCGGCATCGACAGGGAGACGCTGATAAACAGCGATCCGTTCACGGAGGTAATCCGCCGGTTCGCTCAGTTTTGCGGCTCCGAATATAAGCTGCTTTGCTGGGGCGGCAGCGATTATTTCAACCTGTTCGTCGACAGCAGGGTGAACGGGATGGATTCCAACTGGCTTGTCCATCTGCTGGATGTAACGTCCTTCTTCAGCGGAGGCCTTCACAAGGCGCTGGAGGAGCACAGACTGGAGCCGATCGGGCAGCATCATTCGGCGCTGGACGACGCTTTTAACGCCGTGCAGCTGCTCAAGCTGAAGCCGGAAATTTTTCAATCGGAGCAATATTTCAAGAAAAACGAGTTCAAAATATGCACGGGCGGCATCAAAAAATGGATCCTCATGTGCATTGACGAGGCGGTGGCGAAAGAAACCATTCTTACCTGGGAGCAATTCTCCGCCTTGGACAACACGAAAACGTATTTCAGGATCATGCGCCTGAACGATGAAGAAATCGGGATGGTCAAAACGCTGTTCTTCAAGTTTTTGAAAATGAAATTCGGACGCAAATGGAAAAAGCTGCAGCTTGCCTAA
- a CDS encoding DUF4367 domain-containing protein — MDKGWLLLFKSDVISQSPAVQRALFGQFVRVAAGVKQLAALEPVCRRRALVSAFLKAASAGYEGKDAEQIELSLKRLTERAAARQSGVRPAGQENGTEKGPEPEVAADPSYAATSLMPDETELLSAWEELADKLHAKRRLRKWLRQTGTVAMMTVTVVAGGLLFGFAAPWPERMAVSSDDTASPSPAQAGETAGVLKSVNVTESGIRQFTDFPIVIPAYLPQGYRSDEAVVWLRDGDSKSEHAMLVYTNEEGYLLRISFYKLPKNGNISSSMFRPSSQEELFLRGSKAILTTTGDGFFKLDWVENETYISLSGRLLSKDEVIKMAESLK, encoded by the coding sequence TTGGACAAGGGTTGGCTCCTGTTATTTAAATCGGACGTAATCTCGCAAAGCCCGGCCGTACAGAGGGCGCTTTTCGGGCAGTTCGTCCGTGTGGCGGCGGGTGTAAAGCAGCTCGCTGCGCTTGAACCGGTTTGCCGCCGGCGCGCGCTTGTGTCGGCGTTTCTCAAGGCGGCGTCCGCCGGATACGAAGGCAAAGATGCGGAGCAAATCGAGTTGTCGCTGAAACGGCTGACGGAACGCGCGGCAGCCCGGCAGTCCGGCGTCCGTCCGGCCGGGCAAGAGAACGGCACGGAGAAGGGGCCGGAGCCGGAAGTGGCGGCGGATCCTTCGTATGCGGCAACCAGCCTGATGCCGGACGAAACGGAGCTGCTTTCGGCGTGGGAGGAGCTTGCGGACAAGCTCCATGCCAAGCGGCGGTTGCGGAAATGGCTGCGTCAAACCGGTACGGTTGCGATGATGACGGTGACGGTGGTGGCCGGCGGCTTATTGTTTGGCTTCGCAGCGCCGTGGCCGGAACGGATGGCCGTGTCTTCAGACGATACCGCTTCTCCATCACCGGCGCAAGCGGGCGAAACGGCCGGAGTGCTGAAGAGCGTCAATGTGACCGAGAGCGGCATCAGGCAGTTTACCGATTTCCCGATCGTCATTCCGGCTTATTTGCCGCAAGGTTACCGGTCGGATGAAGCGGTGGTGTGGCTGAGGGACGGAGATAGCAAATCCGAACACGCGATGCTCGTTTATACGAACGAGGAAGGGTATTTATTGCGGATTTCCTTTTACAAGCTGCCGAAAAACGGCAACATCAGCTCCAGCATGTTCAGACCAAGCAGCCAGGAGGAACTGTTTTTGCGCGGCAGCAAGGCGATATTGACGACGACGGGCGACGGTTTTTTCAAGCTGGATTGGGTCGAAAACGAAACGTATATCAGCCTGTCGGGCAGGCTGCTCTCCAAGGACGAAGTGATCAAGATGGCCGAATCGCTAAAATAA
- a CDS encoding MDR family MFS transporter has translation MLITGLIIAMLFGALDGTIVGTAMPRIVGELGGLGLMVWLTTAYMLTSTVVVPIAGKLADLIGRKVVYVTGLLIFIGASALCGMSQNMTELILFRALQGLGGGIMMPMAMIIVGDIFTGKQRAKWQGVFGGIFGLSSIIGPQVGGWIVDAINWRWVFYINLPVGIVATLLIAAALPKHRAEGKVRFDIPGIATMVIGVVSLLLALTFGGKNYPWVSWQIIGLFLLAAVSLLSFVLIETKADEPILPVRLFRNRVFTVVNGIGFFMSVGMFGAIMFVPLFMQGIVGISASDSGTVMTPMMVTMILASIAGGQLVQKVPVRVQMMIGMVIMAAGFVLLSTMGTATTKLTASAYMVVLGIGMGLVMPLLTLALQESFPKSELGVVTSSSQFFRQIGGTFGMTILGAIMNYRSSQLLTESLVPIVARMPQQNNPLIAEIMSRVNTDPQALYSMLLSPETLSRMPEALTDQIVPILKTALVDSLHRVFWYGLLFVLLGAVLSLFTGGIRISNRKDGRQEEGKEGTAVPEF, from the coding sequence CTGCTGATCACCGGACTTATTATCGCGATGCTGTTCGGCGCGCTTGACGGCACCATCGTCGGAACCGCAATGCCGCGAATCGTCGGCGAGCTTGGCGGGCTCGGGCTGATGGTATGGCTGACCACCGCTTATATGCTTACGTCGACCGTTGTCGTTCCGATCGCCGGCAAGCTGGCTGACCTTATCGGGAGAAAGGTTGTTTATGTGACCGGGCTTCTCATATTCATCGGCGCTTCCGCTTTATGCGGCATGTCGCAAAATATGACCGAACTGATTTTGTTCCGCGCCCTGCAAGGATTGGGCGGAGGCATCATGATGCCGATGGCGATGATTATCGTCGGCGATATTTTTACCGGCAAGCAGCGGGCCAAATGGCAGGGCGTATTCGGCGGCATTTTCGGACTTTCGTCGATCATCGGCCCGCAGGTCGGGGGCTGGATCGTCGATGCGATCAACTGGCGCTGGGTATTTTACATTAATCTGCCGGTCGGCATCGTGGCGACGTTGCTGATTGCAGCCGCGCTGCCAAAGCATCGTGCCGAAGGCAAGGTCCGGTTCGACATTCCCGGTATTGCTACGATGGTCATCGGCGTTGTCAGTCTGCTGCTCGCCCTGACGTTCGGAGGGAAAAATTATCCCTGGGTTTCATGGCAAATCATCGGCTTATTTTTGCTTGCCGCCGTCTCGCTGCTTAGCTTCGTACTTATCGAAACGAAAGCGGATGAACCGATTTTGCCGGTGCGCCTTTTCCGGAACCGGGTGTTTACCGTCGTGAACGGCATCGGTTTTTTCATGAGCGTCGGCATGTTCGGTGCGATCATGTTCGTACCTTTGTTCATGCAGGGGATCGTCGGCATCAGCGCCAGCGATTCCGGTACGGTAATGACCCCGATGATGGTAACGATGATTCTCGCAAGTATTGCCGGCGGACAGCTGGTGCAAAAAGTTCCCGTCCGTGTGCAGATGATGATCGGCATGGTCATTATGGCGGCCGGATTCGTGCTTCTGTCGACGATGGGAACCGCCACCACGAAGCTGACGGCATCCGCATATATGGTTGTGCTGGGCATAGGGATGGGGCTGGTCATGCCGCTTCTGACGCTGGCGCTGCAGGAAAGTTTTCCGAAGTCGGAGCTTGGGGTGGTGACTTCGTCCAGCCAGTTTTTTCGGCAAATCGGCGGCACGTTCGGCATGACGATACTCGGGGCGATCATGAATTACCGATCGTCGCAGCTTCTGACGGAAAGCCTGGTGCCGATCGTGGCCCGGATGCCGCAGCAAAATAACCCGTTGATCGCGGAAATCATGTCACGGGTCAATACCGATCCGCAAGCTCTGTATTCAATGCTGCTGAGCCCGGAAACATTAAGCCGTATGCCGGAGGCGCTGACCGATCAGATCGTGCCGATTCTCAAAACGGCTCTCGTCGATTCGCTGCACCGCGTATTTTGGTACGGGCTCCTGTTTGTCCTCCTCGGCGCTGTTCTAAGCTTGTTTACCGGGGGGATTCGCATTTCGAACCGGAAGGATGGACGGCAGGAGGAAGGAAAAGAGGGGACAGCCGTGCCGGAGTTTTAA
- a CDS encoding YihY/virulence factor BrkB family protein: MVQSFVKTLWKRIGEDEAFGLAAQCAYYFLLSMFPFLLFVMSLLAYLPISSRDVLALIHQYIPQNVSAGVEIYLRDVLEIKRGGALSFGLLFSLFSASAAMDAIVLAINKAYGLPDRRSFIHSRLLAIVLTVGMLVLIATVLLLSVFGHFIGDWMHEHVRVPLDQIMWWNVLRLVVNFVLVFIVLTALYYIAPNTCLGCKDVVIGAFFAAIAWQAVSWGFAYYVQQWGNFSATYGSLGGVIVLMTWFYLTAFIIILGGQINAISYNFKKNK, translated from the coding sequence ATGGTTCAATCCTTTGTGAAGACGCTGTGGAAACGAATCGGAGAAGATGAAGCGTTCGGCCTCGCCGCTCAATGCGCGTATTATTTTTTACTGTCGATGTTTCCGTTTCTGCTGTTCGTCATGAGTCTTCTTGCTTATCTGCCGATTTCTTCCCGGGACGTGCTGGCTTTGATTCACCAATACATTCCGCAGAACGTTTCAGCCGGTGTGGAGATTTACTTAAGGGATGTGCTCGAAATAAAAAGGGGCGGCGCGCTTTCGTTCGGCCTGCTGTTCTCTTTGTTCAGCGCCAGCGCCGCGATGGATGCGATCGTTCTTGCGATCAACAAAGCGTACGGCCTGCCTGACCGGCGAAGCTTCATCCATTCCCGGCTTCTGGCGATCGTGCTTACGGTCGGCATGTTGGTTCTCATCGCTACCGTTCTGCTGCTAAGCGTATTCGGCCATTTTATCGGCGATTGGATGCACGAGCACGTTCGCGTTCCGTTGGATCAAATCATGTGGTGGAACGTGCTTAGGCTTGTGGTTAACTTTGTGCTCGTTTTTATCGTCCTTACGGCGCTGTATTATATCGCTCCCAATACGTGTCTCGGCTGCAAAGACGTCGTTATCGGCGCTTTTTTCGCGGCCATCGCCTGGCAGGCCGTATCGTGGGGATTTGCGTATTACGTCCAGCAGTGGGGCAATTTTTCCGCAACGTACGGCAGCCTGGGCGGGGTGATCGTGCTGATGACGTGGTTTTATTTGACCGCGTTTATCATCATACTGGGCGGACAAATCAATGCGATCAGCTACAATTTCAAGAAAAATAAGTAA
- a CDS encoding efflux RND transporter periplasmic adaptor subunit produces MNNQSRKLWVPAVLALSLAGALAGCGVTGDAKTSGAGDTPLKVIKLGQLADAGLSGKINPDQEVKIVSKISGKVASIQVEEGAKVKKGDVLLQLETDDLLQQVKQAESAVTSAKAKLADTQAGARPQELAAAESTVRAAEGSYGQAQAAVEQAKAAFNLATSTYNRLRNMYDSSSTVTKEDLDRGTLDYEKAKTAYEQAQAAEQAAAAQVDAARAKLDLTKAGATDNTIKALEAEVERLTASLDLANNSLSNATITAPSDGIVVKRNIQTGEMAQPGVALFSIVNMNQVQIELSVADNQIGKLKAGTPVDVKVPNIPDKTFEGSITFVSPVSNTNSNTFPVKVTVDNKEGLLFAGMTAQVYAKESQQSKLEVPASAIIKKDNKEYVVKVENNTAHIVEVKTSAKNSDWVYVESGSGLAAGQQIAVNPGSGIAEGAKVKTE; encoded by the coding sequence ATGAACAACCAATCACGAAAGCTATGGGTTCCCGCCGTATTGGCTCTTTCCTTGGCCGGCGCCTTGGCCGGCTGCGGCGTAACCGGCGATGCGAAGACAAGCGGAGCCGGCGACACGCCGCTTAAGGTGATCAAGCTCGGGCAGCTTGCGGATGCGGGCTTGAGCGGTAAAATCAATCCGGATCAGGAAGTGAAAATCGTCAGCAAAATTTCCGGCAAAGTCGCAAGCATCCAGGTTGAAGAAGGCGCAAAGGTCAAAAAAGGCGACGTCCTGCTTCAGCTCGAAACCGACGATTTGCTGCAGCAGGTCAAGCAGGCCGAGTCTGCGGTAACTTCGGCGAAGGCAAAGCTGGCCGATACGCAGGCCGGAGCGCGGCCGCAGGAGCTTGCGGCAGCCGAAAGCACCGTTCGCGCCGCGGAAGGCTCCTACGGACAGGCACAAGCCGCCGTGGAACAAGCGAAAGCCGCCTTTAACCTGGCGACCAGCACATACAACCGTTTGCGCAATATGTATGACAGCAGCTCGACCGTGACGAAGGAGGATCTGGATCGCGGCACGCTCGATTACGAGAAAGCGAAAACGGCATACGAGCAGGCACAGGCAGCCGAGCAAGCAGCGGCAGCCCAAGTCGATGCAGCGCGCGCCAAGCTCGATCTCACCAAGGCCGGCGCGACCGACAATACGATCAAGGCGCTGGAAGCTGAAGTGGAGCGGCTGACCGCCTCGCTGGACCTCGCGAACAATTCGCTGAGCAATGCGACGATCACGGCGCCGTCGGACGGCATTGTCGTGAAGCGCAATATTCAGACGGGAGAGATGGCTCAGCCCGGCGTTGCGCTCTTTTCCATCGTCAACATGAACCAGGTGCAAATCGAGCTCAGCGTCGCGGACAACCAGATCGGCAAGCTGAAGGCGGGAACGCCGGTTGATGTGAAGGTGCCGAATATCCCGGACAAGACGTTCGAAGGCAGCATCACGTTTGTCAGCCCCGTCTCCAATACGAACAGCAACACGTTCCCTGTGAAGGTGACGGTCGATAACAAAGAAGGTTTGCTGTTCGCCGGGATGACCGCCCAGGTGTATGCGAAAGAGTCTCAGCAGAGCAAACTCGAGGTCCCGGCCTCGGCCATTATTAAAAAAGATAACAAAGAATACGTCGTCAAAGTGGAAAACAATACCGCCCATATCGTCGAAGTGAAAACGTCGGCGAAAAACAGCGATTGGGTGTACGTGGAATCCGGCTCGGGGCTCGCGGCCGGCCAGCAAATCGCCGTGAATCCCGGCAGCGGCATCGCCGAAGGCGCGAAAGTCAAGACGGAATAG
- a CDS encoding MarR family winged helix-turn-helix transcriptional regulator: protein MLDYYYFEKLERMSRQVQRKFIAEWNAISPMNLSLPQVALLQALSREGIYKVSDLAEVVCITTGGLTLICDKLEEKELIERTRDEVDRRLVYISISPKGRKVVQSIQGLKGELVSRMFEGITMEDMKVMDKVYSTVLRNLEAHKEEQGQD from the coding sequence ATGCTGGATTATTACTACTTTGAAAAACTCGAGCGCATGTCGCGGCAGGTACAGCGCAAGTTTATTGCCGAATGGAACGCGATCAGCCCGATGAATCTCTCTTTACCGCAGGTGGCGCTGCTTCAGGCGCTCTCTCGGGAAGGCATTTACAAAGTATCGGATCTTGCGGAAGTCGTTTGTATTACGACAGGCGGACTGACACTGATTTGCGACAAGCTGGAGGAAAAGGAGTTGATCGAGCGTACGCGCGATGAAGTGGACCGCAGGCTTGTTTATATCAGCATAAGCCCGAAGGGCCGCAAGGTGGTCCAATCGATTCAAGGGTTAAAAGGAGAACTCGTCTCCCGGATGTTTGAAGGCATCACGATGGAGGATATGAAAGTAATGGATAAAGTGTATTCGACCGTGCTGCGAAATTTGGAAGCTCACAAAGAAGAGCAAGGCCAAGACTGA
- a CDS encoding DHA2 family efflux MFS transporter permease subunit: MTESSELQSKPESQGGMWLGLVAIVLGTFVSVLNSSLMNVALTKFVAVFGSDVQTIQWVITGYMLASAVVIPMSGFLGARFGTKTIFLYSVAGFTIGSVLCGMAWSASSLIMFRILQGIAGGFIMPVGMSIIYSTFPRDKISTAMGLWGVAAMVAPALGPTFGGYLIQYYSWRLLFFINIPIGIFAVVMGRILLKETPKKEGLKFDTLGAVLSITFFGTLLLALSKGQQEGWTSLYIVSLLFVSAASLLLLIWVELGSPQPVMDLRIFQNMKFTISVIASSLVMMGMLGGTFLTPLYLQNIQSLTAMQTGLVLMPQSVAMALMMPISGKLFDRFGIIPIGLVGLSVLGITTMDLHHLTTDTPRFWLEAVLTVRGMAIGLCMMPLTTAGMMSVKPQQVGNASPLSNVCRQVAGSMGIAIFTVIMSDRQIVHGQHITESVSVDNFFASDTISALAGSVYQWGIDMSTATGAATSVLAGIIQKEAMTRAIADTFYISAVPAFLCIPFLFFLHTRKKAASAPADGAAAKAPEAGDALKPDAPKPDAPKPVLEPVKA, translated from the coding sequence ATGACCGAGTCCTCGGAGTTACAGAGTAAACCGGAATCGCAAGGCGGCATGTGGCTCGGGCTCGTTGCGATCGTGCTCGGCACGTTCGTTTCCGTACTGAACAGCAGCCTGATGAATGTGGCGCTGACCAAGTTCGTCGCCGTATTCGGCTCCGATGTCCAGACGATTCAATGGGTTATTACCGGATACATGCTGGCTTCCGCCGTAGTCATTCCGATGAGCGGCTTTCTCGGGGCGCGTTTCGGCACGAAAACGATCTTTCTATATTCGGTCGCCGGATTTACGATCGGTTCCGTGTTATGCGGAATGGCGTGGAGCGCTTCGTCTTTGATCATGTTCCGGATCCTTCAGGGAATTGCCGGGGGTTTCATCATGCCGGTAGGCATGTCGATCATCTATTCGACGTTTCCGCGCGATAAAATAAGCACCGCCATGGGGCTGTGGGGTGTAGCCGCGATGGTCGCCCCGGCGCTCGGCCCGACGTTCGGCGGTTACTTGATTCAGTACTACAGCTGGCGGCTGCTGTTTTTCATCAACATCCCTATCGGTATTTTTGCCGTCGTGATGGGGCGAATTTTGCTTAAGGAGACTCCGAAAAAGGAAGGGCTCAAGTTCGATACGCTCGGAGCGGTTTTATCGATTACATTCTTCGGCACGCTGCTGCTGGCGTTAAGCAAAGGCCAACAGGAAGGCTGGACATCGCTGTACATCGTCAGCTTGCTGTTCGTTTCCGCGGCCAGCCTGCTGCTGCTCATTTGGGTGGAGCTCGGCAGCCCGCAGCCGGTGATGGACCTGCGGATTTTTCAAAATATGAAATTTACGATCAGCGTCATCGCATCCAGCCTCGTTATGATGGGGATGCTGGGAGGAACGTTCCTGACCCCGCTTTATTTGCAAAACATTCAATCGCTGACCGCGATGCAGACCGGTCTGGTGCTCATGCCCCAGTCGGTGGCGATGGCGCTCATGATGCCGATCAGCGGCAAGCTGTTCGACCGCTTCGGCATTATTCCCATCGGGCTTGTCGGCCTGAGCGTGCTGGGCATCACGACGATGGATCTGCATCATCTGACGACGGATACGCCGCGTTTTTGGCTGGAAGCCGTACTTACCGTACGCGGGATGGCGATCGGGTTATGTATGATGCCGCTCACGACGGCGGGCATGATGTCCGTGAAACCGCAGCAGGTCGGCAACGCGTCGCCTCTGTCCAACGTATGCCGCCAGGTGGCGGGGTCGATGGGGATTGCGATCTTCACCGTGATCATGAGCGACCGGCAAATCGTTCACGGCCAGCATATTACCGAAAGCGTGTCGGTTGATAACTTTTTCGCTTCGGATACGATATCCGCTCTGGCCGGCTCCGTATACCAATGGGGAATCGATATGAGCACCGCAACGGGCGCGGCAACGTCCGTTCTCGCCGGCATCATTCAGAAGGAAGCGATGACGAGAGCGATTGCGGATACGTTTTACATCTCGGCCGTTCCCGCTTTCTTATGCATTCCGTTTTTGTTTTTCCTGCACACCCGAAAAAAAGCGGCTTCCGCTCCAGCGGACGGGGCGGCCGCAAAGGCGCCGGAAGCAGGGGATGCGCTGAAGCCGGACGCTCCGAAACCGGACGCACCGAAGCCGGTGCTGGAGCCCGTGAAGGCGTAA